From a single Bombus huntii isolate Logan2020A unplaced genomic scaffold, iyBomHunt1.1 ctg00000069.1, whole genome shotgun sequence genomic region:
- the LOC126876309 gene encoding uncharacterized protein LOC126876309 codes for MAQAESISTLRRRRGVLARRLATIRRELDEYEASGKANRIFLASCRSSFDELWRRILEVQEELGVVDEGEDARVDSLSQEHRELDMRFRELFEQISATTPSTTTRGETCRKPEPTTVPEVRVPQFDGALENWTYFYDTFTSIVDLNEGLTNVQKFQHLRSSITGRAAQSIQSLELTEANYSIALDTLKDKFNCPLQICMRHWNLMRNYPEIKRETPEALEDLLETISVNLKALEHLKEPVTSNIAMIELIASKLPASSLRKWQRTLPRQKVPSYQHLIDFLKTRANGTQFLSKEKESKGSTHKHRSQRTTIPHGRTLATTSRTVVCPTCNGHHEIRHCKIFKAKSATKRFQIVKKASLCINCLGTGHSPTQCTSAQIKVLNKQAQPIRARALLDTGSSMNFMTDRLANSLGIRQRRCAIQIGALDNLSTTAKRYTTATITSTDGEYKKTLRFLVIPAISILVPSEPIDPSSLGLPRNIHLADPQFHCPAPIDVLLSTGSTFASLCIGQVNLAQPGEPELRLQKTRFGWVIGGSPTSQTAINTFHATTTALQEDLARFWEIDEGQATTHLSESERLCEEHFRNHVRRTKEGRYIVALPFNEKLSSLGSSKATAMSRLASLHRRFQRDKQYETAYSAVIQEYLDLGHMTKINTDHATDHGYYLPHHGVTKESSDTTKLRVVFDGSASSTTGVSLNDALHTGPKLQEDLRNILLRFRSFQYVLTGDIEKMYRQFLLRPEDRPYQKILWRADNGEIETYRLNTVTFGLSAAPYLAIRCLKQLAEDEGPRFPRAAQILRRDFYVDDALTGADTKDEALSIRNDLTRLLKLAGLNIRKWASNDRDLLRGLPEEDTKQKLHLGESSTLKTLGVFWDSADDTILYSVKTNSDTSRITKRSISSVIAQIYDPLGLLAPVIVRAKMILQQVWTLKVDWDESLPSDVHTAWIKYHTQLPLLNAVRFPRKTILESATKIELHGFCDASERAYGACVYVRTTDRKNNIWTRLLTARSKVAPLKSLSIPRLELSGTLILTSLISSIQQALTTKISRIVYWTDSTIVLHWIRSSPHTLKTFVANRVAEIQTKTNISDWRHVPTDDNPADLISRGQTPKEFLCPSIWKNGPRWLLQSESYWPVWSPIPVVDLPEQKKTICLRTSVNDNTLLHRYSSWPRLIRIVARCLRWRHKQHRTAHLTTDELTAAHNRLIKILQSQHFAPEIRILQKNRSEDVGGKLQPLNPFLDEDGLLRVGGRLTNSAIPFSQKHPIILPKSPVTELIIEQEHRNNHHTGTQATLYAMRLRY; via the exons ATGGCCCAAGCTGAATCAATCAGCACGTTACGGCGGAGACGAGGCGTCCTAGCCCGTCGACTTGCAACCATAAGGCGCGAACTCGATGAGTACGAAGCGTCTGGGAAGGCAAACAGAATCTTCCTAGCATCTTGCCGCAGCTCGTTCGATGAGCTTTGGAGGAGGATACTCGAGGTTCAAGAAGAGTTAGGTGTGGTAGATGAGGGGGAAGATGCGCGGGTAGATTCGTTATCGCAAGAGCATCGGGAGCTTGACATGCGGTTCCGAGAGCTCTTTGAGCAAATATCAGCAACAACCCCGTCGACTACAACAAGAGGTGAGACGTGCCGGAAACCAGAGCCGACCACCGTTCCAGAGGTCCGCGTGCCCCAATTCGACGGTGCCCTCGAGAATTGGACCTATTTCTACGACACGTTCACATCCATAGTGGACCTTAACGAAGGTTTGACGAATGTCCAAAAGTTCCAGCATCTACGCTCATCTATAACTGGACGGGCCGCACAGAGTATCCAGTCATTAGAACTCACAGAGGCCAACTATTCCATCGCGCTTGATACACTGAAGGACAAGTTCAATTGCCCCCTCCAAATCTGCATGCGCCATTGGAATCTGATGCGTAATTATCCGGAAATCAAAAGGGAAACTCCAGAGGCCCTAGAGGATTTGTTGGAAACCATCAGCGTAAATCTAAAGGCGCTCGAACATCTAAAGGAGCCCGTCACTTCAAACATAGCGATGATCGAATTGATCGCGTCGAAGTTGCCCGCGTCCAGCCTGCGTAAATGGCAACGCACACTGCCCCGCCAAAAGGTGCCATCCTATCAGCATCTGATAGACTTTCTCAAAACACGGGCGAACGGGACTCAATTCCTCTCTAAAGAGAAGGAATCAAAAGGGTCAACACACAAACACCGCAGTCAGCGAACAACCATACCGCATGGGCGAACCCTTGCTACAACCAGCAGAACGGTGGTGTGTCCGACCTGCAACGGACATCACGAGATCAGACACTGCAAAATATTCAAGGCCAAATCAGCGACCAAACGTTTTCAAATCGTGAAGAAGGCATCGTTGTGCATAAATTGCCTAGGCACAGGACATTCGCCGACACAGTGTACATCGG CACAGATCAAGGTTTTGAACAAACAGGCACAACCAATCCGAGCCCGAGCCTTACTCGACACTGGGTCGAGCATGAACTTCATGACCGACAGGCTCGCGAACTCCCTCGGTATAAGGCAAAGGAGATGTGCGATCCAGATCGGAGCCCTCGACAATTTGAGCACCACGGCAAAACGTTACACCACGGCCACTATCACGTCGACGGACGGCGAGTACAAGAAGACATTGAGATTTCTTGTTATCCCGGCCATATCGATCCTCGTACCAAGCGAGCCCATCGATCCCTCGAGTCTGGGATTACCCAGAAATATTCATCTAGCCGATCCACAATTCCATTGCCCAGCCCCGATCGATGTTTTACTTAGTACCGGATCAACATTCGCGTCGCTGTGCATCGGGCAGGTCAATCTGGCACAACCAGGCGAACCTGAACTACGTCTACAAAAAACACGCTTCGGCTGGGTAATCGGGGGGAGTCCCACGTCCCAAACCGCGATAAATACGTTCCACGCAACCACAACGGCTCTGCAAGAGGACCTCGCACGGTTTTGGGAGATCGACGAGGGACAGGCCACTACTCATCTTTCGGAATCGGAACGACTATGTGAAGAACATTTCCGAAACCATGTCCGACGAACCAAGGAAGGCAGATACATCGTTGCATTACCGTTCAACGAAAAGCTTTCCTCACTAGGGTCATCGAAGGCCACTGCAATGAGCAGGCTCGCCTCTCTTCATCGCCGATTCCAACGCGACAAACAATATGAAACCGCGTATAGTGCTGTGAttcaagaatatttagacTTGGGTCACATGACAAAGATCAAcacggatcacgccaccgacCACGGATATTATTTACCACATCACGGCGTGACCAAGGAATCGAGCGACACCACCAAGCTACGGGTTGTGTTCGACGGCTCAGCTTCAAGTACCACGGGAGTGTCTCTAAACGACGCCCTTCATACGGGTCCGAAATTACAAGAAGACCTGAGGAACATCCTATTGAGATTCCGGTCATTTCAATATGTCCTTaccggcgacatcgagaagaTGTACCGCCAATTCCTCCTACGTCCAGAAGATCGTCCCTACCAAAAGATTCTGTGGCGTGCCGACAACGGAGAGATCGAAACTTACCGACTCAACACCGTAACGTTCGGTCTATCCGCAGCCCCGTATCTGGCCATCCGATGTCTCAAACAGTTGGCAGAGGACGAGGGACCTCGATTTCCGAGAGCAGCGCAGATCCTACGGCGAGACTTCTATGTCGACGATGCGTTGACCGGAGCCGATACGAAGGACGAAGCCCTATCAATCAGGAATGATCTCACGAGATTACTTAAGCTAGCCGGTCTAAATATCCGCAAATGGGCCTCAAACGATCGGGATCTGCTGAGAGGGCTACCTGAGGAAGACACCAAGCAGAAATTACATCTCGGTGAGTCATCCACGTTAAAAACACTCGGCGTCTTTTGGGATTCAGCCGACGATACCATACTATATTCGGTCAAGACGAACAGTGACACTTCCCGAATCACAAAGCGATCAATCAGCTCAGTCATCGCACAAATATATGATCCACTAGGATTGCTCGCGCCGGTAATCGTTCGAgcaaaaatgattttgcaaCAAGTCTGGACATTGAAGGTAGATTGGGACGAATCCCTTCCGTCAGACGTACACACAGCATGGATCAAATACCACACCCAATTGCCGTTGTTAAATGCGGTAAGGTTCCCTCGGAAGACCATCCTAGAATCCGCAACGAAAATTGAGCTCCACGGATTCTGTGACGCTAGCGAAAGGGCATATGGGGCGTGCGTCTACGTGCGGACGACTGACCGAAAGAACAATATTTGGACTCGACTCCTCACGGCGCGGTCGAAGGTAGCGCCGCTCAAATCGCTCTCCATACCACGTCTCGAATTAAGTGGGACACTTATTTTGACGTCCTTGATTTCGTCAATACAACAGGCCCTGACGACCAAGATATCGCGGATAGTCTACTGGACTGACTCCACCATCGTACTCCATTGGATCAGGTCTTCGCCGCACACCTTGAAAACATTTGTGGCGAATCGAGTCGCTGAGATACAGACCAAGACCAATATCTCCGACTGGCGTCATGTGCCTACCGACGATAATCCAGCGGATCTCATCTCCCGAGGCCAGACGCCCAAGGAATTCCTATGTCCGTCCATTTGGAAAAACGGGCCAAGGTGGCTCCTGCAAAGCGAAAGCTATTGGCCGGTTTGGAGCCCGATACCGGTAGTCGACCTCCCGGAGCAAAAGAAGACGATCTGTCTGAGGACGAGTGTTAACGACAACACTCTCCTCCATCGCTACTCGTCTTGGCCAAGACTAATAAGAATCGTCGCCCGGTGTCTTCGATGGAGACATAAGCAACACCGAACTGCCCATCTCACCACAGACGAACTGACCGCAGCGCACAACAGGCtaataaaaatcttacaaTCCCAGCATTTCGCGCCTGAAATTCGGATCCTCCAAAAAAATCGAAGCGAGGACGTTGGAGGGAAACTACAGCCATTAAACCCCTTCCTCGACGAAGATGGGCTACTCCGGGTAGGAGGGCGACTAACCAACTCCGCCATACCCTTCAGCCAAAAACACCCGATCATCCTACCGAAATCCCCGGTGACAGAGCTAATTATAGAACAAGAGCACCGGAACAATCATCACACAGGGACCCAAGCTACCCTATACGCGATGAGACTGCGCTATTGA
- the LOC126876310 gene encoding uncharacterized protein LOC126876310, with the protein MGDLPEARITESRPFRNVGIDYCGPFYIKERRDRNRRKIKTYAAIFVCLATKAVHIELVSDLTTDAFLAALRRFISRRGYCATILTDNGTNFVGANRELQELRTLLQSDDHQDRVQNFLADRQIQWRFNPPNSPHFGGLWEAAVKSFKRHLIRVVGTELLTFEHLNTLVIEIEAILNSRPLTPISSDPKDPPVLTPGHFLIGDTLTSLRERDFRTVPSGRLSSWQRIHQIKQHFWSRWYREYLNELTRRSKWDKGKHNIHEGTVVILREDNVPSMQWPLGRVIKVHPGADGIIRTATVQTATSILDRGVKRLVPLPIHPDPDEAERPHGAKEVTNDTPDSTARI; encoded by the coding sequence ATGGGTGATTTGCCAGAGGCGCGTATTACCGAATCGCGGCCGTTCAGGAACGTCGGAATCGACTACTGCGGCCCATTCTACATCAAGGAGAGGAGGGACCGCAACCGACGTAAAATCAAGACGTACGCCGCCATATTCGTTTGTCTGGCGACAAAGGCGGTCCACATAGAGTTAGTCAGCGACCTAACCACCGACGCCTTCTTGGCCGCGCTACGCCGTTTCATCTCGCGGCGAGGATACTGCGCAACGATCCTCACCGACAACGGCACCAATTTCGTCGGGGCTAATCGGGAGCTGCAAGAACTCCGGACCCTATTGCAGTCCGACGACCACCAGGATAGGGTACAGAATTTTCTCGCCGACCGACAAATACAATGGCGTTTTAATCCTCCGAACTCACCACATTTTGGCGGGTTATGGGAAGCCGCAGTTAAATCGTTCAAACGCCATCTCATCCGCGTGGTCGGCACGGAGCTCCTGACCTTTGAACACCTCAACACCCTTGTGATCGAAATTGAGGCCATTCTCAATTCACGCCCACTGACTCCCATCTCATCCGATCCGAAAGATCCCCCTGTCCTCACTCCCGGTCATTTTCTAATCGGTGATACCCTAACCAGTTTACGGGAGCGTGATTTCAGGACAGTTCCATCAGGACGGCTATCCAGTTGGCAGCGCATTCACCAGATTAAGCAGCACTTCTGGAGCCGATGGTATCGAGAATACCTAAACGAGTTAACCCGCCGCAGCAAATGGGACAAGGGCAAACACAACATTCATGAAGGCACCGTAGTAATCCTCAGGGAGGACAACGTGCCCTCTATGCAGTGGCCTTTGGGCCGCGTAATCAAGGTCCATCCAGGAGCCGACGGAATCATCCGGACCGCTACCGTGCAGACGGCAACAAGCATCCTGGACCGCGGCGTCAAAAGACTGGTCCCCTTACCCATCCACCCAGATCCAGACGAGGCCGAACGCCCACACGGAGCGAAGGAGGTCACCAACGACACACCAGACTCCACAGCCAGAATTTGA